One genomic window of Halobellus limi includes the following:
- a CDS encoding ABC transporter ATP-binding protein yields the protein MARVQLEDVTKHYDDVTAVNDMNLDIRHGEFVCLVGPSGCGKSTTMEMVAGLTKPSEGTVSIGDRDVTNLPPKDRGISMVFQNIALFPHMDVYENISFGLRLRDYDKEEIDRRVDEAAEVVELGGMLDRMPDEMSGGQRQRVAIARAIVRDPDVFLMDEPLANLDAKLRVHMRTQLQRLHRELDTTIIYVTHNQAEAMTMSDRIAVLDAGELQQIAPPLVCYNEPANLFVATFIGSPSMNTISGSVTDTGFSSDYGDVHVEFDPTAVGVTPGQEVTLGVRPEDVYVTADRDEIAHPTQAVSTRSDVLEPMGDEIFVYLVTEDVDVGGSMEEGSDPGEILMSVDPDSDIGEGQDVEVVLDRSKLHLFDSNGDALTHGLVETPGSGAAGEAEVEGDD from the coding sequence ATGGCACGAGTACAACTCGAAGACGTAACCAAGCACTACGACGACGTAACGGCGGTCAACGATATGAACCTCGACATCCGGCACGGCGAGTTCGTCTGTCTCGTCGGACCGTCCGGATGCGGGAAATCGACCACGATGGAGATGGTCGCGGGGCTGACGAAGCCCTCCGAAGGGACCGTCAGCATCGGCGACCGGGACGTGACGAACCTCCCGCCGAAGGACCGCGGGATCTCGATGGTGTTCCAGAACATCGCGCTGTTCCCGCACATGGACGTCTACGAGAACATCTCCTTCGGGCTCCGGCTCCGCGACTACGACAAAGAGGAGATCGACCGCCGCGTCGACGAGGCCGCCGAAGTCGTCGAACTCGGAGGGATGCTCGACCGGATGCCCGACGAGATGTCCGGCGGGCAGCGACAGCGGGTGGCGATCGCGCGGGCGATCGTCCGCGACCCGGACGTGTTCCTGATGGACGAGCCGCTGGCGAACCTCGACGCGAAGCTCCGCGTCCACATGCGGACCCAGCTCCAGCGGCTCCACCGCGAACTCGACACGACGATCATCTACGTCACGCACAACCAGGCGGAGGCGATGACGATGTCGGACCGGATCGCCGTGCTCGACGCGGGCGAACTCCAGCAGATCGCACCCCCGCTCGTGTGCTACAACGAGCCGGCGAACCTGTTCGTGGCGACGTTCATCGGGTCGCCCTCGATGAACACCATCTCCGGTTCGGTCACCGACACCGGGTTCAGTTCCGATTACGGCGACGTCCACGTCGAGTTCGATCCGACCGCCGTCGGCGTGACGCCCGGGCAGGAGGTGACGCTGGGCGTCAGACCGGAGGACGTGTACGTCACCGCCGACCGCGACGAGATCGCGCATCCGACCCAGGCCGTCTCGACGCGGTCGGACGTCCTCGAACCGATGGGCGACGAGATCTTCGTCTACCTGGTGACCGAGGACGTCGACGTCGGCGGCAGCATGGAGGAGGGGTCGGATCCGGGTGAGATCCTGATGAGCGTCGATCCCGACAGCGACATCGGCGAGGGACAGGACGTCGAGGTGGTGCTGGACCGCTCGAAACTCCACCTCTTCGATTCGAACGGCGACGCCCTCACGCACGGACTCGTCGAGACTCCCGGTTCGGGCGCCGCCGGAGAAGCGGAGGTCGAAGGGGACGACTGA
- a CDS encoding carbohydrate ABC transporter permease — translation MSDGSTRSDGGVQSERREPELSRGPFQRWVGKAIKDPKRAYRAMFYVATIFFLLTTLFPFYFLLVLAVTPDTGSLAVLPQLSTLEFGVFLDVFDRINFLRYMLNSIVLALSTTAIVLFLASLAGYVFGRLEFPGRQPLMLLILAISYFPPAAFFVPLYQLFTGNVVSGLSLYNTPGAMILPFSSLFMPLSIFILTTFYGQIPDGLEDAARVEGTTRLGALFRVIVPLSAPGVATAGVLTFIAVYNEFFFSQLMNNGQPENWAPIVGGLLSLQRAGQFEVTYGVMAAGSIIAVIPVAILVVVAQEKIVSGLTSGALKE, via the coding sequence ATGAGCGACGGATCGACGCGCTCCGACGGCGGCGTCCAGTCCGAACGCCGCGAACCCGAACTCAGCCGGGGACCGTTCCAGCGGTGGGTCGGGAAGGCGATCAAGGACCCGAAGCGCGCCTACCGCGCGATGTTCTACGTGGCGACGATCTTCTTCCTCCTGACGACGCTCTTTCCCTTCTACTTCCTCTTGGTGCTCGCGGTGACGCCCGACACCGGCAGTCTGGCGGTTCTCCCGCAACTCAGCACGCTCGAGTTCGGCGTGTTCCTCGACGTGTTCGACCGGATCAACTTCCTCCGGTACATGCTCAACAGCATCGTGCTGGCGCTGTCGACGACGGCCATCGTCCTGTTCCTAGCCAGCCTGGCCGGGTACGTGTTCGGCCGACTGGAGTTCCCCGGCCGCCAGCCGCTGATGCTTCTCATCCTGGCGATCAGCTACTTCCCGCCGGCGGCGTTCTTCGTTCCGCTGTACCAACTGTTCACCGGCAACGTGGTGAGCGGACTGAGCCTCTACAACACGCCGGGGGCGATGATCCTCCCGTTCAGTTCGCTGTTTATGCCGCTGTCGATCTTCATCCTCACGACGTTCTACGGCCAGATCCCCGACGGCTTAGAGGACGCCGCCCGGGTCGAGGGCACGACCCGCCTGGGCGCGCTGTTCAGAGTGATCGTGCCGCTGTCGGCACCGGGGGTCGCGACCGCGGGCGTCCTCACGTTCATCGCGGTCTACAACGAGTTCTTCTTCAGCCAGCTGATGAACAACGGTCAGCCGGAGAACTGGGCGCCGATCGTCGGCGGGCTTCTCAGCCTCCAGCGGGCCGGACAGTTCGAGGTCACCTACGGCGTGATGGCCGCCGGGAGCATCATCGCGGTGATTCCCGTCGCCATCCTCGTCGTGGTCGCACAGGAGAAAATCGTTAGCGGACTCACCTCCGGAGCGCTCAAGGAGTAA
- a CDS encoding carbohydrate ABC transporter permease, with protein sequence MSTEHRTGETPESGDRGVYASAVGWMENLSETQYAYLLLTPAFLLLGVIAFWPLLSTFRISMFADSFGQASVGNFIGIGNYVAIITGERTALLPSPFLPEALTTRAFFNSALAVTVIFTVISVFFETLIGFVQALVLDQDFRGRRWVRVAIILPWAIPIVVQGMIFYLMFQPNVGFLVGTSDNPAFLNQLGLLSTTPLANAQDATMIAIVADVWKTTAFMALLILAGMQSIDRGLYDVAKVAGASAWQRFKYVTFPIILPTVMVAMLFRTIQAMRVYGLIETVAGCTTVPSLSCLVVTTFNNRMLGSSATIAFITAAIIAVAVSVYIVGYVRGGQ encoded by the coding sequence ATGAGTACTGAACACCGAACGGGAGAGACGCCCGAGAGCGGCGACCGCGGGGTGTACGCGTCTGCGGTGGGCTGGATGGAGAACCTCTCGGAGACGCAGTACGCGTACCTCCTCTTGACGCCCGCGTTCCTGCTTCTGGGCGTCATCGCCTTCTGGCCGCTGCTGTCGACGTTCCGGATCTCGATGTTCGCCGACAGCTTCGGCCAGGCGAGCGTCGGGAACTTCATCGGAATCGGGAACTACGTGGCGATCATCACCGGGGAACGCACGGCGCTGCTGCCGTCGCCGTTCCTCCCGGAGGCCCTGACGACGCGAGCGTTCTTCAACAGCGCGCTCGCGGTGACGGTCATCTTCACCGTCATCAGCGTGTTCTTCGAGACGCTCATCGGGTTCGTGCAGGCGCTCGTCCTCGATCAGGACTTCCGCGGCCGGCGGTGGGTCCGCGTGGCGATCATCCTGCCGTGGGCGATCCCGATCGTCGTCCAGGGGATGATCTTCTACCTGATGTTCCAGCCGAACGTCGGGTTCCTCGTCGGGACGTCCGACAACCCCGCGTTCTTGAACCAACTGGGTCTGCTGTCGACGACGCCGCTCGCGAACGCGCAGGACGCGACGATGATCGCCATCGTGGCCGACGTCTGGAAGACGACGGCGTTCATGGCGCTCCTGATCCTCGCGGGGATGCAGTCGATCGACCGCGGCCTCTACGACGTCGCGAAGGTCGCGGGCGCGTCGGCCTGGCAGCGGTTCAAGTACGTCACCTTCCCCATCATCCTGCCGACGGTGATGGTGGCGATGCTGTTCCGCACGATCCAGGCGATGCGGGTGTACGGTCTCATCGAGACCGTCGCCGGGTGCACGACCGTCCCGTCGCTGTCCTGTCTGGTGGTCACGACGTTCAACAACCGGATGCTCGGCTCCTCCGCGACGATCGCGTTCATCACGGCGGCGATCATCGCGGTGGCCGTCTCCGTGTACATCGTGGGCTACGTGCGGGGTGGACAATGA
- a CDS encoding extracellular solute-binding protein has translation MPQDSTSNGVSRRQYLAATGALGAVGLAGCSGGGNGDGSGDGGGDGGSTDTPIGTSTSDEEVTIQIAADSNFANAADEISQTLHEDGGLPDNISIEFLAGSFTTGDRRSQYQQILSAGQGRPTVMMMDNGWTIPFIARGQIANLSQVLPSSITDTVTNDYLQNMVATAQGPNGDLFGIPLFADFPTIQYRKDLMREAGYSDSDFDTWATEPMTWQEFSQVVRETMDATDTQMGFTWQGSAYEGLSCCDFIEFMGSHGGSYFGEFENYFGPIGDRPVTVDQENVINAVRMMRTFIYGQDDDEALEGYADISPDAVVQYTEEPSREPFTNGDAVAHRNWPYSININGAEDAFGEDLGVMPIPYAVSQEDSPYESIGGSTSALGGWHLTLNPNANDARKQAAVQLFRALQTDEVRLRMFEIGGWTPPIADLINTERTRQLELIGRYVDTLQVAGEAALPRPVTPVWPQQSDQIATEVNAALRQEKSSSEAMESLQASLESIESQA, from the coding sequence ATGCCTCAAGACAGCACTTCGAACGGCGTCTCCCGACGACAGTACCTCGCGGCTACGGGCGCGCTCGGCGCGGTCGGGCTCGCGGGCTGTTCGGGTGGCGGCAACGGCGATGGCAGCGGTGACGGCGGGGGCGACGGCGGGTCGACCGACACCCCGATCGGCACGTCGACCTCCGACGAGGAGGTCACCATCCAGATCGCGGCGGACTCGAACTTCGCGAACGCCGCCGACGAGATCTCCCAGACGCTCCACGAGGACGGCGGACTGCCGGACAACATCTCCATCGAGTTCCTCGCCGGCTCGTTCACGACGGGGGACCGCCGCTCGCAGTACCAGCAGATCCTCTCGGCCGGCCAGGGGCGCCCGACCGTGATGATGATGGACAACGGGTGGACGATCCCGTTCATCGCGCGGGGGCAGATCGCCAACCTCAGCCAGGTGCTGCCGAGTTCGATCACCGACACGGTGACGAACGACTACCTGCAGAACATGGTCGCGACGGCGCAGGGGCCGAACGGCGACCTCTTCGGCATCCCGCTGTTCGCGGACTTCCCGACGATCCAGTACCGGAAGGACCTGATGCGGGAGGCGGGCTACTCCGACTCCGACTTCGACACCTGGGCCACCGAACCGATGACGTGGCAGGAGTTCTCGCAGGTCGTCAGAGAGACGATGGACGCGACCGACACCCAGATGGGGTTCACCTGGCAGGGCTCCGCCTACGAGGGCCTCTCCTGCTGTGACTTCATCGAGTTCATGGGCTCCCACGGCGGGTCGTACTTCGGCGAGTTCGAGAACTACTTCGGCCCGATCGGCGACCGCCCGGTCACGGTCGACCAGGAGAACGTCATCAACGCCGTCCGGATGATGCGGACGTTCATCTACGGCCAGGACGACGACGAGGCGCTCGAGGGGTACGCGGACATCTCCCCCGACGCGGTCGTCCAGTACACCGAGGAGCCCTCGCGGGAACCCTTCACCAACGGCGACGCGGTCGCCCACCGCAACTGGCCGTACTCGATCAACATCAACGGGGCCGAGGACGCCTTCGGCGAGGACCTCGGCGTGATGCCGATCCCGTACGCGGTCTCGCAGGAGGACTCCCCGTACGAGTCGATCGGCGGCAGCACCTCGGCGCTCGGCGGCTGGCACCTCACGCTCAACCCGAACGCCAACGACGCGCGCAAGCAGGCGGCCGTCCAGCTGTTCCGCGCGCTCCAGACCGACGAGGTCCGGCTCCGGATGTTCGAGATCGGCGGGTGGACGCCGCCGATCGCCGACCTCATCAACACCGAGCGGACGCGACAGCTCGAACTCATCGGGCGGTACGTCGACACGCTGCAGGTCGCCGGCGAGGCCGCGCTGCCGCGGCCGGTCACGCCGGTGTGGCCGCAGCAGTCCGACCAGATCGCCACCGAGGTCAACGCCGCGCTCCGACAGGAGAAGAGTTCCTCGGAGGCGATGGAGTCGCTTCAGGCGTCGCTCGAATCGATCGAGAGCCAGGCGTAA
- a CDS encoding TrmB family transcriptional regulator yields the protein MDTESLVETLKTAGLSPYQADAYVALLDLGTAPATDVADASDVPAPRIYDVLRSLEDRGYIETFEQASLRARAHSPSTVLEDLTERADRLERAAQEVEKRWEQPELEAGDASIVTRFQTVISRAKSFIASASHQVLLSTTIENFEQLRPALQDAMDRGVSVRVSVHTSDEAVSLDADRFAGLCTEVHHRPLPAPFVALADRRRACFAHHPDSYDRYGVLVNDRTHTYVFYWYFLTCLWEPWERVYQARDDGYPIEYFDVRHLVRDLRDVDWEDDPVRLRVEGYDTNTGEECHLEGTITDVRVPFDAEAATGFELAGQVTVDLDVDGEHVSVGGWGAIIEDVEGTRLTVVK from the coding sequence ATGGACACCGAGTCGCTCGTCGAGACGCTGAAAACGGCGGGGCTGTCGCCGTACCAGGCGGACGCGTACGTGGCGCTCCTGGATCTCGGGACCGCCCCGGCGACCGACGTCGCCGACGCCAGCGACGTGCCGGCACCGCGTATCTACGACGTCCTCCGGTCCCTGGAGGACCGCGGGTACATCGAGACCTTCGAACAGGCCTCGCTGCGTGCGCGAGCGCACAGTCCGTCGACGGTGCTCGAAGATCTCACCGAGCGGGCGGACCGACTGGAGCGCGCCGCTCAGGAGGTCGAGAAGCGGTGGGAACAGCCGGAACTGGAGGCGGGCGACGCGAGCATCGTGACGCGCTTTCAGACCGTCATCTCCCGCGCGAAGTCCTTCATCGCGAGCGCCAGTCACCAGGTCCTGCTCTCGACGACGATCGAGAACTTCGAGCAGTTGCGGCCGGCGCTGCAGGACGCGATGGACCGGGGGGTCTCGGTCCGCGTCTCCGTCCACACGAGCGACGAGGCGGTCTCGCTGGACGCGGACCGCTTCGCCGGTCTCTGCACGGAGGTCCACCACCGACCGCTCCCCGCGCCGTTCGTCGCGCTCGCCGACCGCCGCCGCGCGTGCTTCGCGCACCACCCGGACTCCTACGACCGCTACGGCGTGCTCGTCAACGACCGGACCCACACGTACGTGTTCTACTGGTACTTCCTCACCTGTCTGTGGGAGCCCTGGGAACGGGTCTATCAGGCGAGAGATGACGGCTACCCGATCGAGTATTTCGACGTGCGCCACCTCGTCCGCGACCTCCGCGACGTCGACTGGGAGGACGACCCGGTTCGCCTCCGCGTCGAGGGCTACGACACCAACACGGGCGAGGAGTGCCACCTCGAGGGGACGATCACCGACGTCCGCGTGCCGTTCGACGCCGAGGCCGCCACCGGGTTCGAACTCGCCGGACAGGTCACCGTCGACCTCGACGTCGACGGCGAACACGTGAGCGTCGGCGGCTGGGGCGCGATCATCGAGGACGTCGAGGGGACCCGACTCACCGTGGTCAAGTGA
- a CDS encoding aldo/keto reductase, translating into MEYTTLGETGLEVSRLALGCMNFGSGEPWMIDDEEQSREIIDRALDLGINFLDTANVYSRGESEEIVGRAIEEYDRSELVVATKVYHRMREGPNGAGLSRKHVLDQAEASLDRLGTDYIDLYQIHRWDDDTPVHETLSALDHLVEEGVVRYVGASTMPAWKFTRALYAADVENYERFVSMQPEYNAVDRHEEANVLPACAAEGIGVLPWSPLAGGFLTGKYERDEEPDSGRAATDEYTARRFTEENWAVLDEIRDIAEAKGATPAQVSIAWLLHKDVVTAPIIGPRRLDHLEENVEALAVSLTDEEIERIEAPKTPRWPAPGKD; encoded by the coding sequence ATGGAATACACGACGCTCGGCGAGACGGGACTGGAGGTCTCCCGGCTCGCGCTCGGGTGTATGAACTTCGGATCGGGGGAACCGTGGATGATCGACGACGAGGAACAGTCACGAGAGATCATCGACCGCGCGCTGGATCTGGGGATCAACTTCCTCGACACCGCGAACGTCTACTCGCGGGGCGAGAGCGAGGAGATCGTCGGGCGGGCGATCGAGGAGTACGACCGCTCGGAGCTGGTCGTCGCGACGAAGGTGTACCACCGGATGCGAGAGGGGCCGAACGGCGCGGGGCTCTCCCGCAAGCACGTGCTCGACCAGGCCGAGGCCTCGCTGGATCGGCTCGGAACCGACTACATCGACCTCTATCAGATCCACCGCTGGGACGACGACACGCCGGTTCACGAGACGCTGTCGGCGCTGGATCACCTCGTCGAGGAGGGCGTGGTCCGCTACGTCGGCGCGAGCACGATGCCCGCCTGGAAGTTCACCCGCGCGCTGTACGCCGCCGACGTCGAGAACTACGAGCGCTTCGTCTCGATGCAGCCGGAGTACAACGCGGTCGACCGCCACGAGGAGGCGAACGTCCTACCGGCCTGCGCGGCCGAGGGTATCGGCGTCCTGCCGTGGTCGCCGCTGGCGGGCGGCTTCCTGACCGGCAAGTACGAGCGGGACGAAGAGCCCGACTCCGGCCGCGCGGCGACCGACGAGTACACCGCCCGGCGGTTCACCGAGGAGAACTGGGCCGTGTTGGACGAGATCCGCGACATCGCCGAGGCGAAGGGCGCGACGCCCGCGCAGGTCAGCATCGCGTGGCTGCTGCACAAGGACGTCGTCACCGCGCCGATAATCGGCCCCCGGCGACTGGACCACCTCGAAGAGAACGTCGAGGCGCTGGCGGTTTCGCTCACCGACGAAGAGATCGAGCGGATCGAGGCGCCGAAGACGCCGCGCTGGCCCGCGCCGGGGAAGGACTGA
- a CDS encoding glycoside hydrolase family 13 protein — protein sequence MRERTWWKEAVVYQIYPKSFSDSDGDGFGDLPGVIERLDHLERLGVDCVWLNPVYESPQRDNGYDVSDYRAIYPEFGTMDDWDRLLEELHERDIRLVMDMVPNHTSTDHEWFQRSRSDPDGEYGDYYIWRDGDTDANGDPVPPNNWESFFGGSAWEYDDEREAWYLHLYDVSQPDLNWRNPAVRDAMVDAMNWWLEKGIDGFRLDVVSLLSKAEGLPDGDPNNEWVGSEHFVDGPRIFEYLDEIHERVFAGTDAVAIGEMPNLDLEHARRYTGPDGPLDLVFHFEHVGLDFGERGRWDVGEWDLLDLKETLHRWQDGLAWNSLFFENHDQPRSVSRFGDDERYRYESATALATILLTLRGTPFVYQGQELGMTNGTFESLDDVSDVDTVRNVRELIADGEVEDYASIRHVVEHRTRDNARTPMQWDDTAHAGFTDGEPWIPVNDNYPEINVARERERTPSVLSYYESLIDLRERTDALVYGGYELHRPDDEQLFVYTRTLDDERVVVAINFSDREATADLDVLDPEASLLVSNYEDVTATPAETLELRPYETRVYEQP from the coding sequence ATGAGAGAACGCACCTGGTGGAAGGAAGCAGTCGTATATCAGATCTATCCGAAGAGCTTCAGCGACTCCGACGGCGACGGGTTCGGGGACCTCCCGGGCGTCATCGAGCGACTCGACCACCTCGAACGACTCGGCGTCGACTGCGTCTGGCTCAACCCGGTCTATGAGTCCCCGCAGCGCGACAACGGCTACGACGTCAGTGACTACCGCGCGATCTACCCCGAGTTCGGCACGATGGACGACTGGGACCGCCTCCTCGAGGAGCTCCACGAGCGCGACATCCGGCTCGTGATGGATATGGTCCCCAACCACACGTCGACGGACCACGAGTGGTTCCAGCGGTCGCGCTCGGATCCCGACGGCGAGTACGGCGACTACTACATCTGGCGCGACGGCGACACCGACGCGAACGGCGATCCGGTGCCCCCGAACAACTGGGAGTCCTTCTTCGGGGGATCGGCCTGGGAGTACGACGACGAGCGCGAGGCGTGGTACCTCCACCTCTACGACGTCAGCCAGCCGGACCTCAACTGGCGGAACCCCGCTGTCCGCGACGCGATGGTCGACGCGATGAACTGGTGGCTGGAGAAGGGCATCGACGGGTTCCGCCTGGACGTCGTGAGCCTGCTCTCGAAGGCCGAGGGGCTCCCCGACGGCGACCCGAACAACGAGTGGGTCGGGAGCGAACACTTCGTCGACGGACCGCGCATCTTCGAGTACCTCGACGAGATCCACGAGCGGGTGTTCGCCGGCACCGACGCCGTCGCCATCGGAGAGATGCCGAACCTCGACCTCGAGCACGCGCGGCGGTACACGGGGCCCGACGGCCCGCTGGATCTGGTCTTCCACTTCGAGCACGTCGGCCTCGACTTCGGCGAACGGGGCCGGTGGGACGTCGGCGAGTGGGACCTCCTCGACCTCAAGGAGACCCTCCACCGCTGGCAGGACGGCCTCGCCTGGAACAGCCTGTTCTTCGAGAACCACGACCAGCCCCGGTCGGTCTCCCGCTTCGGCGACGACGAGCGCTACCGCTACGAGTCGGCGACGGCGCTCGCGACGATCCTCCTGACGCTCCGCGGGACGCCGTTCGTCTACCAGGGCCAGGAGCTCGGGATGACGAACGGCACCTTCGAGAGCCTCGACGACGTCAGCGACGTCGACACCGTCCGGAACGTCCGGGAACTGATCGCCGACGGGGAGGTCGAAGACTACGCGTCGATCCGGCACGTCGTCGAGCACCGGACGCGCGACAACGCGCGGACGCCGATGCAATGGGACGACACGGCCCACGCGGGGTTCACCGACGGCGAGCCGTGGATCCCGGTCAACGACAACTACCCCGAGATCAACGTCGCCCGCGAGCGCGAGCGGACGCCGTCGGTGCTCTCGTACTACGAGTCGCTGATCGACCTCCGAGAGCGGACCGACGCGCTCGTCTACGGCGGGTACGAACTGCACCGCCCCGACGACGAGCAGCTGTTCGTCTACACGCGAACGCTGGACGACGAGCGTGTCGTCGTCGCGATCAACTTCTCGGACCGCGAGGCGACCGCCGACCTCGACGTGCTCGACCCCGAGGCCTCGCTGCTCGTCAGTAACTACGAAGACGTCACCGCGACACCCGCCGAGACCCTGGAACTGCGGCCCTACGAGACGCGAGTGTACGAGCAGCCCTGA
- a CDS encoding glycoside hydrolase family 32 protein — MVSTPVRVGFLVDGRPSDQQAAAREWASDRYDLDVIEVDDVAASTSYDVIWWHREEELRDIDEDVASALEGYVRDGGGLLLGLRAVSAVEPLGIDPVAPDAVGTASVSAPAGLLWRSVYDDHPAVEGFDGLRIPIADHGTVPFARYEAVLPAEGEVLAATVEGEHDRPVQTSVVSWHHGDGAVLGASALAFGGDPAEEIAANRDRVAAGFLESLAAGPDSRFDRPTDREGFERLRARLRDDPHRPRFHVTSPANWINDPNGLIEHEGRYHVFYQYNPAGPYHHAIHWGHAVSDDLVHWRDEPLALAPTPDGPDRDGCWSGCAIDDEGTPTLLYTGGRGRKQLPCLATATDGSLRSWRKDTANPIIEEAPTDLDILETEHWEAEFRDHCVWREDGLWHQIIGSGVTDVGGTALHYTAEDLRDWTYEGPLLVGEGPDSGAVWECPELLRLGEKELLHVSNYEDVVYFIGERGDGGFEVDSRGLLDHGDFYAPQSMAVGDGYLTWGWLPEARDNEAQWDAGWSGALSVPRRIDVDESGDLRQRPAAELKALRETQYVDSAAIDLDDERRELPASGRTLELTATMTLRDADAVTLSVFESPDRRERTEISYTAGNELVVDRSNASEDHRARSDEQRMEVTPYDEPLSLRLFLDGSVIEAFVNDRHCLTSRVYPTRDDSTGLAVAAVGGRAEIGDFSVWELGDAWPTAEERTPRSTAATR, encoded by the coding sequence ATGGTTTCGACGCCGGTTCGCGTCGGGTTTCTCGTCGACGGGCGCCCGAGCGACCAACAGGCGGCCGCGCGGGAGTGGGCGAGCGACCGGTACGACCTGGACGTGATCGAGGTCGACGACGTCGCCGCGTCGACGTCGTACGACGTGATCTGGTGGCACCGCGAGGAGGAGTTGCGGGACATCGACGAGGACGTCGCGTCGGCGCTCGAAGGCTACGTCCGGGACGGCGGCGGCCTCCTCCTCGGGCTCCGGGCGGTGAGTGCGGTCGAACCGCTCGGAATCGACCCGGTCGCACCGGACGCCGTCGGCACCGCGAGCGTGTCCGCCCCGGCGGGGCTGCTGTGGCGCTCGGTGTACGACGACCACCCCGCCGTCGAGGGGTTCGACGGTCTGCGGATTCCGATCGCAGACCACGGGACCGTGCCGTTCGCGCGGTACGAGGCGGTCCTCCCGGCCGAGGGCGAAGTCCTCGCCGCGACCGTCGAGGGCGAACACGACCGCCCCGTGCAGACGTCGGTGGTCTCCTGGCACCACGGCGACGGCGCGGTGCTGGGCGCCAGCGCGTTGGCGTTCGGGGGCGATCCGGCCGAGGAGATCGCCGCCAACCGCGACCGCGTCGCCGCGGGGTTTCTCGAGTCGCTGGCGGCCGGTCCGGATTCCCGGTTCGACCGACCGACGGATCGAGAGGGGTTCGAGCGCCTCCGCGCGCGCCTCCGCGACGACCCGCACCGGCCCCGGTTCCACGTCACGTCGCCCGCGAACTGGATCAACGACCCGAACGGCCTCATCGAACACGAGGGGCGGTACCACGTGTTCTACCAGTACAACCCGGCCGGCCCCTACCACCACGCGATCCACTGGGGCCACGCCGTCAGCGACGACCTCGTCCACTGGCGGGACGAGCCGCTCGCGCTCGCGCCCACTCCGGACGGCCCCGACCGCGACGGCTGCTGGTCGGGGTGTGCGATCGACGACGAGGGGACGCCGACGCTCCTGTACACGGGCGGGCGCGGACGCAAACAGCTCCCGTGTCTGGCGACCGCCACCGACGGGTCGCTCCGGTCGTGGCGCAAGGATACGGCGAACCCGATCATCGAGGAGGCGCCGACCGACCTGGACATCCTGGAGACCGAACACTGGGAGGCGGAGTTCCGAGACCACTGCGTCTGGCGGGAGGACGGCCTGTGGCACCAGATCATCGGATCGGGCGTCACCGACGTCGGCGGGACGGCGTTGCACTACACGGCCGAGGACCTCCGCGACTGGACGTACGAGGGGCCGCTGCTGGTCGGCGAGGGGCCGGACTCCGGGGCCGTCTGGGAGTGTCCGGAGCTGTTGCGACTGGGCGAGAAGGAGCTGCTGCACGTCTCCAACTACGAGGACGTGGTGTACTTCATCGGCGAGCGCGGCGACGGCGGTTTCGAGGTGGACTCCCGGGGCCTCCTGGATCACGGTGACTTCTACGCCCCGCAGTCGATGGCGGTCGGGGACGGCTACCTGACCTGGGGCTGGCTCCCGGAGGCCCGCGACAACGAGGCCCAGTGGGACGCCGGGTGGTCGGGAGCGCTGTCGGTGCCGCGCCGCATCGACGTCGACGAGTCCGGCGACCTCAGACAGCGTCCGGCGGCCGAGCTGAAAGCCCTCAGGGAAACCCAATACGTCGACTCGGCCGCGATCGACCTCGACGACGAGCGGAGAGAACTGCCGGCGAGCGGCCGGACCCTGGAACTGACGGCGACGATGACCCTCCGCGACGCCGACGCGGTGACGCTGTCGGTCTTCGAGTCGCCCGACCGGCGCGAGCGAACCGAGATCAGTTACACCGCCGGAAACGAACTGGTCGTCGACCGGTCGAACGCCAGCGAGGACCACCGGGCGCGGAGCGACGAGCAGCGGATGGAAGTCACGCCGTACGACGAGCCGCTGTCGCTGCGGCTGTTCCTCGACGGCTCCGTCATCGAGGCGTTCGTCAACGACCGCCACTGCCTGACGAGCCGCGTCTACCCCACCCGGGACGACAGCACCGGGCTCGCCGTCGCCGCCGTGGGCGGCCGCGCCGAAATCGGCGACTTCTCGGTGTGGGAACTCGGCGACGCGTGGCCGACGGCCGAAGAGCGCACGCCGCGGTCGACGGCCGCGACGCGGTAG